In Achromobacter spanius, the following proteins share a genomic window:
- a CDS encoding transporter substrate-binding domain-containing protein — protein MKQFSKKTGAALAWAVAAALAATGVAHADATLDKIKQRGRIIVGVDGASPPFGVLDPATGKVGGFQTELGADIAKRLGVSLETVPVTAATRVQFLQAGKVDLLIANIQWTQERSQILSYAPTPYNLVGGAAMVSKGSGIKRWEDLKGKVACVSQGSNFAKPLQDTYGAVVKGLRNIPESLLALKGGSCDASVHIQPALYETLHGPNGAQWSDFELATPDQLIPSPTVIWTRRNEADTRAFVDGVIRDWLTTGLLVQEAERHGVPADYLKQVTAQARAGKFDSAPPEAGSRP, from the coding sequence ATGAAGCAATTCAGCAAGAAGACGGGCGCGGCGCTGGCCTGGGCGGTGGCGGCGGCCTTGGCGGCCACGGGCGTCGCGCATGCGGACGCGACCCTGGACAAGATCAAGCAGCGCGGCAGGATCATCGTCGGCGTGGACGGCGCCAGCCCGCCGTTTGGCGTGCTGGACCCGGCCACCGGCAAGGTCGGCGGCTTTCAGACGGAGCTGGGCGCGGACATCGCCAAGCGCTTGGGCGTCAGCCTTGAGACCGTGCCGGTTACCGCTGCCACGCGCGTGCAGTTCTTGCAGGCCGGCAAGGTGGATCTGTTGATTGCCAATATTCAGTGGACCCAGGAGCGCAGCCAGATCCTCAGCTACGCGCCCACCCCCTACAACCTGGTGGGCGGCGCGGCCATGGTGTCGAAAGGCAGTGGCATCAAGCGCTGGGAAGACCTGAAGGGCAAGGTGGCGTGCGTGTCGCAAGGCAGCAACTTCGCCAAGCCCTTGCAGGACACCTACGGCGCGGTGGTCAAGGGCTTGCGCAACATTCCCGAGTCCTTGCTGGCGCTAAAGGGCGGCAGTTGCGACGCGTCGGTGCACATCCAACCCGCGCTGTATGAAACGCTGCATGGACCAAACGGCGCGCAATGGAGCGACTTCGAGCTGGCCACGCCAGATCAGTTGATTCCGTCACCCACGGTGATCTGGACGCGCCGCAATGAGGCCGACACGCGCGCGTTTGTCGACGGCGTCATCCGCGACTGGCTGACGACGGGCCTGCTAGTGCAAGAAGCCGAACGCCATGGCGTGCCGGCCGATTACTTGAAGCAGGTCACCGCCCAGGCGCGGGCCGGCAAGTTCGATAGCGCACCACCCGAAGCCGGGAGCCGGCCATGA
- a CDS encoding aminotransferase class I/II-fold pyridoxal phosphate-dependent enzyme, translating into MTALNLFPDVLSRRARGAELSPIAAAGARAARLAAEGRSILVLTSGEPDFDTPAAIKDAALAALERGHTKYTPTAGTAALRQAVARGFGSRSGLATDASNVIISNGGKQVIYLALNATLDEGDEVIVPAPYWPTFPDAVRINGGQPVVVQTRAEDGFKLTASALRQAITPRTKWLILNSPGNPSGAVYSVDELQALAAVLRDAPHVLVLWDEMYEEIWFNQKPTPLLRVAPELAGRTLVVNGVSKTYAMTGWRIGWGIGPQPLIQALEAVQSQVSSGPNSLGQAAALAALEGVADDFVHTARLAYARRARRVVDGLRGVPGLQANVPQGAFFAWVGVAGLIGAVRPDGRRIAHDGDVVDWLLESEGVAVVRGAAYGLSPYLRLSFAASDAHIDQAVDRIGRAVAALALAPAWEAAA; encoded by the coding sequence ATGACAGCGTTGAATCTGTTTCCGGACGTGCTGTCGCGCCGCGCCCGTGGCGCCGAGTTGTCGCCCATTGCCGCTGCCGGTGCGCGGGCGGCGCGCTTGGCGGCCGAGGGCCGTTCCATCCTGGTGCTGACCTCGGGCGAGCCTGACTTCGACACGCCGGCGGCCATCAAGGACGCGGCCCTGGCCGCGCTGGAACGGGGCCACACCAAGTACACGCCCACGGCCGGCACGGCGGCGCTGCGGCAGGCGGTGGCGCGCGGCTTCGGGTCGCGCAGCGGCCTTGCCACGGATGCGTCCAACGTCATCATTTCCAATGGCGGCAAGCAGGTCATCTACCTGGCGCTCAATGCCACGCTGGATGAGGGCGACGAGGTGATCGTGCCCGCGCCGTACTGGCCCACGTTTCCCGACGCGGTGCGTATCAACGGTGGCCAGCCCGTCGTCGTGCAGACTCGGGCGGAAGACGGCTTCAAGCTGACGGCATCGGCCTTGCGTCAGGCGATCACGCCGCGCACCAAGTGGCTGATCCTGAACTCGCCGGGCAACCCCTCGGGCGCGGTCTATTCCGTCGACGAATTGCAGGCGCTGGCGGCGGTGTTGCGTGACGCGCCGCACGTGCTGGTGCTGTGGGACGAGATGTACGAAGAGATCTGGTTCAACCAGAAGCCCACGCCGCTGCTGCGCGTGGCGCCCGAGCTTGCGGGACGCACGCTGGTGGTCAACGGCGTGTCCAAGACCTATGCCATGACAGGGTGGCGCATCGGTTGGGGCATCGGGCCGCAGCCGTTGATTCAGGCGCTGGAGGCCGTGCAATCCCAGGTATCCTCGGGGCCAAATTCTCTGGGGCAAGCGGCGGCGCTGGCGGCGTTGGAGGGCGTGGCGGACGACTTCGTCCACACCGCCAGACTGGCGTATGCACGGCGCGCGCGGCGCGTGGTGGATGGGCTGCGTGGCGTCCCCGGCTTGCAGGCGAATGTACCGCAAGGGGCGTTCTTTGCGTGGGTCGGCGTGGCTGGCTTGATCGGGGCGGTGCGCCCGGATGGTCGGCGCATCGCGCATGACGGCGACGTGGTGGACTGGTTGCTGGAGTCGGAAGGCGTGGCGGTGGTGCGCGGCGCCGCATATGGCCTGTCGCCGTATCTGCGACTGTCGTTTGCCGCATCCGACGCGCACATTGACCAGGCCGTCGACCGCATCGGCAGGGCGGTCGCGGCATTGGCGTTGGCGCCTGCCTGGGAGGCCGCCGCATGA
- a CDS encoding amino acid ABC transporter permease has translation MTATLLQAWVDAFRPLGLNYSFVQDPAELSAFGHGLLVTLQLCAWTIPVSLLFGVLIAAALTSNRPWLARPLQAFVEVTRNTPTLVQLYCAFLVLNMLITQKLGGGNPITPFAWVVIVVALHKGVFHAEALRAGIEAVPSVTMEAARSLAFSRRQILTQVQLPLAVRFALPALVNNLVDLVKMTAIASAIAVGDVTYESIMIWSHRDNVLELLLLILLYFGLLTWLVSLAGRWLEDRLRMPGYGQ, from the coding sequence ATGACTGCTACGTTATTGCAGGCCTGGGTGGATGCCTTCCGACCCTTGGGCCTGAACTACAGCTTCGTGCAGGATCCGGCCGAGTTGTCGGCGTTTGGTCATGGCCTGCTGGTGACGCTGCAACTGTGCGCATGGACCATCCCGGTCAGCCTGCTGTTCGGCGTGCTGATCGCGGCCGCGCTGACCAGCAACCGGCCGTGGCTGGCCCGGCCATTGCAGGCCTTTGTTGAAGTCACCCGCAACACACCCACGCTGGTGCAGTTGTACTGCGCGTTCCTGGTGCTGAACATGCTGATCACTCAAAAACTGGGTGGCGGCAATCCCATCACACCGTTCGCCTGGGTGGTGATCGTGGTGGCGCTGCACAAGGGCGTGTTTCACGCGGAGGCGTTGCGCGCCGGTATCGAGGCCGTGCCGTCGGTGACGATGGAAGCGGCGCGTTCGTTGGCGTTCTCACGGCGTCAGATCCTGACGCAGGTGCAGTTACCGCTGGCCGTGCGCTTTGCCTTGCCCGCGCTGGTCAACAACCTGGTGGACCTGGTGAAGATGACCGCCATCGCCTCGGCCATTGCGGTGGGCGACGTGACGTATGAATCCATCATGATCTGGTCGCACCGCGACAACGTGTTGGAACTGCTGCTGTTGATCCTGCTGTACTTCGGCTTGCTGACCTGGCTGGTCAGCCTGGCGGGGCGATGGCTGGAAGACCGTTTGAGGATGCCCGGTTATGGCCAATGA
- a CDS encoding amino acid ABC transporter permease — translation MANELALNGNPARPSGGVLPALLRDPWFVLLLALVALGVAWAATGTTPAAVLALWHWSPALLRGLGMNIQISVLAMALGTVVGLVVGAVSLSPSALLRRVARAYVLLFRNAPILVLVYFTTYVFPFEVNVAGWYVPFPDWIKVVIGLGLPASANVAEIFRGAIQSIPSAQWEAAQSLAFRRTQIFRMIVLPQCVRRMLPSWMNLTASITMSTSLASLVGVHDLVDTATVASNTVASSDFTILVYFTLLALFFAYCYPIARWTRYLERRYDNT, via the coding sequence ATGGCCAATGAGCTTGCCTTGAATGGAAACCCGGCCCGGCCCTCCGGCGGCGTGCTGCCTGCCTTGCTGCGCGACCCCTGGTTCGTACTACTGCTGGCCTTGGTGGCCTTGGGCGTGGCGTGGGCTGCCACGGGCACGACGCCCGCCGCCGTCCTGGCCTTGTGGCACTGGTCTCCGGCCTTGCTGCGCGGGCTGGGCATGAACATCCAGATCAGCGTGCTGGCCATGGCGTTGGGCACGGTGGTGGGCTTGGTGGTGGGCGCGGTGTCGCTGTCGCCCTCGGCCTTGCTGCGTCGCGTGGCGCGCGCCTATGTGCTGTTGTTCCGCAATGCGCCGATTCTGGTGCTGGTGTATTTCACGACCTACGTGTTCCCGTTTGAAGTCAACGTGGCGGGCTGGTACGTGCCGTTTCCGGATTGGATCAAGGTGGTGATCGGTCTGGGGTTGCCCGCCAGCGCCAATGTGGCCGAGATCTTCCGTGGCGCAATTCAATCGATACCCAGCGCCCAATGGGAAGCGGCGCAATCGCTGGCTTTCCGGCGCACGCAGATATTTCGCATGATCGTGCTGCCGCAATGCGTTCGGCGGATGTTGCCGTCCTGGATGAACCTGACGGCCAGCATCACGATGAGCACCTCGTTGGCCTCGCTGGTGGGCGTGCACGATCTGGTGGACACCGCCACCGTGGCCAGCAATACCGTCGCCAGCAGCGACTTCACCATCCTGGTCTATTTCACGCTATTGGCGCTTTTCTTCGCCTATTGCTATCCCATCGCGCGTTGGACGCGGTATCTGGAACGACGCTATGACAACACATGA
- a CDS encoding amino acid ABC transporter ATP-binding protein, whose product MTTHEINPLVSLRDVHLAFGDTEVLKGIDVEVRQGQAVSIIGPSGSGKSTILRCITGLLRPQRGAIEVGGVRVDGLKTESDFIALRKRVGFVFQQYNLFPHLTVLENLVISPVKVGGQPRAQAEARARELLAKVRMEHKERAYPGELSGGQQQRVAIARALALQPELILFDEVTSALDPEMVGEVLTVIRDLVQDGLTCMLVTHEMRFAEEVSDTVYFTEAGRIVEAGPPSRIFDAPHSPRTRAFLQRSSGASHARRSARAAAPEPVAAPFAGQEVYA is encoded by the coding sequence ATGACAACACATGAAATCAATCCCCTGGTCAGCCTGCGCGATGTGCATCTGGCGTTTGGCGACACCGAGGTGCTCAAGGGCATCGACGTCGAGGTCCGGCAGGGCCAGGCGGTGTCCATCATCGGCCCATCCGGGTCGGGCAAGTCGACCATTCTGCGATGCATCACCGGGCTGCTGCGCCCTCAGCGCGGCGCCATCGAGGTGGGCGGCGTGCGCGTTGACGGCTTGAAGACGGAGTCCGACTTCATCGCGCTGAGAAAGCGCGTGGGCTTCGTGTTCCAGCAGTACAACCTGTTCCCGCACCTGACCGTGCTGGAGAACCTGGTGATCTCACCGGTGAAGGTGGGCGGGCAGCCGCGCGCACAGGCCGAGGCGCGCGCGCGCGAGCTGTTGGCCAAGGTCAGGATGGAGCACAAGGAACGCGCCTATCCCGGCGAACTGTCGGGCGGCCAGCAGCAGCGCGTGGCGATTGCGCGCGCCCTGGCCTTGCAGCCTGAACTGATCCTGTTCGACGAGGTGACGTCCGCGCTGGACCCCGAGATGGTCGGCGAGGTGCTGACCGTGATCCGCGACCTGGTGCAGGACGGTCTGACTTGCATGCTGGTCACGCATGAGATGCGCTTTGCCGAAGAGGTGAGCGATACGGTGTACTTCACCGAGGCCGGACGCATCGTCGAGGCCGGCCCGCCATCGCGCATCTTCGACGCGCCACACAGCCCGCGCACCCGCGCGTTCCTGCAACGCTCGTCCGGCGCATCACATGCACGCCGATCGGCGCGCGCGGCCGCGCCGGAGCCGGTTGCGGCGCCGTTCGCCGGCCAGGAGGTGTACGCATGA
- the metC gene encoding cystathionine beta-lyase, with product MSLDHTHVQTRLVHAGSPELKNGAGPVNVPVVRTSTVRFADTATQAALNTLRASGDRVATYGRHGLDTHQALEAAVTSLEGGYRTVLAPSGLAAITLVLLATLGPGDHALVADSVYSPVRKVDKSLLRRYGIELEYFSPARDALERLIRPNTRLLYLESPSSLLFEVLDLPALAATARRHGVLVAADNTWSGGLYYQPLALGANISIQAATKYLAGHSDVMMGVVTVDSAPLAQKIGQTYDALGLSVGADDAYLTLRGLRTLDVRLARHQENALAVARYLTWHEEVARVFHPALELDPGHALWRRDFSGASGLVSFAFGNPDPTAASRFIDALRYFSIGASWGGYESLALEAAPERLAEHSIWRQGPGQQSVVRLHIGLEHPQDLIDDLEHAFAVTRDALRRSA from the coding sequence ATGAGCCTCGACCACACGCATGTGCAGACCCGCCTGGTACACGCCGGGTCGCCCGAATTGAAGAACGGCGCCGGCCCGGTGAACGTGCCCGTGGTGCGCACCAGTACCGTACGCTTTGCCGACACCGCCACGCAGGCTGCCCTGAACACCTTGCGCGCCTCGGGCGACCGTGTCGCGACCTATGGCCGGCACGGCCTGGACACGCACCAGGCGCTGGAGGCCGCCGTCACGTCGCTGGAAGGCGGCTATCGGACCGTGTTGGCGCCGTCGGGCCTGGCGGCGATCACGCTGGTGCTGTTGGCCACGCTGGGGCCGGGCGACCACGCGTTGGTGGCCGACAGTGTGTATTCCCCAGTGCGCAAGGTCGACAAGTCCTTGCTGCGGCGCTATGGCATCGAGCTTGAGTACTTTTCACCGGCGCGGGACGCGCTGGAGCGCCTGATCCGGCCGAACACGCGCCTGCTGTACCTGGAGTCGCCCAGTTCCTTGCTGTTTGAAGTGCTGGACTTGCCCGCGCTGGCGGCAACGGCGCGCCGCCACGGTGTATTGGTCGCCGCCGACAACACCTGGAGCGGCGGCCTGTACTACCAGCCCTTGGCGCTGGGCGCGAATATCTCGATCCAGGCTGCAACCAAGTACTTGGCGGGCCATTCGGACGTGATGATGGGCGTGGTCACCGTGGACAGCGCGCCGCTTGCGCAAAAGATCGGCCAGACCTATGACGCGCTAGGCTTGTCGGTGGGCGCGGACGACGCCTATCTGACGCTGCGCGGCCTGCGCACGCTGGACGTGCGCCTGGCGCGCCATCAAGAGAACGCGCTTGCCGTGGCGCGCTACCTGACGTGGCACGAGGAGGTGGCGCGCGTCTTCCATCCCGCGCTGGAGCTAGACCCCGGCCATGCGTTGTGGCGGCGTGATTTCAGTGGCGCAAGCGGCCTGGTGTCGTTCGCCTTCGGCAATCCTGACCCGACGGCGGCATCACGATTCATTGACGCGCTGCGCTACTTTTCGATCGGCGCATCCTGGGGCGGCTACGAGAGCCTGGCGCTAGAGGCCGCGCCTGAACGCCTGGCGGAACACAGTATCTGGCGGCAAGGTCCGGGCCAGCAATCGGTGGTGCGTTTGCATATCGGCCTGGAGCATCCGCAAGACCTGATCGACGACCTTGAACACGCCTTCGCCGTCACACGCGATGCCTTGCGTCGCAGCGCCTGA
- a CDS encoding VOC family protein, whose translation MTLLLSIDSVQLSFLSRQADAVRDFYQRVIGLDEVPGADDKRLLFALGEATLSLSPVDEVNRGVKPDYLAIKTPAYDEILTRLRHAGHYPVCSLSDASPRVMYVKDPSGNQLAFLG comes from the coding sequence ATGACTTTATTGCTTTCGATCGACTCGGTGCAGCTTTCCTTTCTGTCGCGCCAGGCCGACGCGGTGCGTGACTTCTATCAACGCGTCATCGGCCTGGACGAAGTGCCCGGCGCCGATGACAAGCGCCTGCTGTTTGCCTTGGGGGAAGCGACCTTGTCGCTATCGCCCGTGGATGAAGTCAATCGGGGTGTCAAACCCGATTACCTGGCCATCAAGACACCCGCCTATGACGAGATCCTGACGCGCCTGCGCCATGCCGGGCACTATCCGGTCTGTTCCTTGTCCGATGCGTCGCCGCGCGTCATGTACGTCAAGGATCCGTCCGGCAACCAACTGGCCTTTCTGGGCTGA
- a CDS encoding CysB family HTH-type transcriptional regulator gives MNFQQLRSVREAVRQDFNLTDVSESLHTSQPGVSRQIRELEEEVGVDIFVRSGKRLIGLTPPGELILPLVEQILQCADNIRHAGAEYADSRQGVLSIAATHSQARYALPPVIKEFRQRYPDVVLHLHQGSPKQVSEMLLEGEADIGVATEAVADYPGLVNLPCYRWSHSIIVPRGHPLEGMHDGVSLSKLSRYPIITYGRGYTGRAHIDEAFARAGITPDIVMTAMDADVIKTYVELELGVGIVAAVAWDPERDTRLSAIDARHLFEINLTRLAIRRGAWLRGYAFHFIEMFVPTLTRDVVETELKGAG, from the coding sequence ATGAATTTCCAACAACTGCGCTCCGTGCGCGAAGCCGTGCGACAGGATTTCAACCTGACGGACGTCTCAGAAAGCCTGCACACGTCGCAACCCGGTGTCAGCCGCCAGATCCGCGAGCTGGAGGAAGAGGTGGGCGTGGACATCTTCGTGCGCTCCGGCAAGCGCCTGATCGGCCTGACCCCGCCCGGCGAATTGATCCTGCCGCTGGTGGAACAGATACTGCAATGCGCCGACAACATCCGGCATGCGGGCGCCGAGTACGCCGACAGCCGCCAGGGGGTGCTGTCTATCGCGGCCACGCATTCCCAGGCGCGCTACGCCTTGCCGCCCGTCATCAAGGAGTTCCGCCAGCGCTATCCGGACGTGGTGCTGCATCTGCACCAAGGCTCGCCCAAGCAGGTGTCCGAAATGCTGCTCGAGGGCGAGGCCGACATCGGCGTGGCGACCGAAGCCGTGGCGGACTATCCGGGCTTGGTGAACCTGCCTTGCTACCGATGGAGCCACAGCATCATCGTGCCGCGCGGGCATCCGCTGGAGGGCATGCACGACGGCGTCAGCCTGTCGAAACTGTCGCGGTATCCCATCATCACCTACGGCAGGGGCTACACGGGCCGCGCGCATATCGATGAGGCATTCGCTCGGGCCGGCATCACGCCGGACATCGTCATGACCGCCATGGACGCCGACGTCATCAAGACCTATGTCGAGCTTGAACTGGGCGTGGGCATCGTCGCCGCCGTGGCCTGGGACCCCGAGCGCGACACGCGCCTGAGCGCCATTGATGCGCGCCACCTGTTCGAGATCAACCTGACCCGCCTGGCCATCCGCCGAGGTGCGTGGCTGCGCGGCTATGCGTTTCATTTCATAGAGATGTTCGTGCCGACGCTGACGCGCGACGTGGTTGAAACGGAGTTGAAGGGCGCGGGCTGA
- a CDS encoding rhodanese-like domain-containing protein, which produces MSLSIQAAPPVISKPSKPSQHSKPSQHSKHSERAQAVRAFIAQVRKWIPDAAHATPQALTQVAALLEALGLRRDLFPAEAFALVPERPASLYRLAEDIDGGYALYLSLGGPGKAQPPHDHTTWAIIAGVHGTERNEVYARAATEDPLRDTLTHVRRVDVGPGASIVLGPDDVHTIELVGDEAGAHLHFYGLALDRLHGRVVFESIAGGTYRTFSPPAAIYHARVSASILQDALRGDEEIAVLDVREAGRYARRHLLAAVPAPLWRLELLADRLVPRRDTRIVLVDDDESLAHQAAAKLTRLGWTDVTVLEGGTDGWARAGLEVFSGTNVPSKAFGEVIEHEKHTPWIDVDELHERVARGDDIVVVDSRTPEEFHHFTLPFSHSLPGAELVYRIRELAPDPNTFVVVNCAGRTRSIVGAQTLIDAGIPNRVASLRNGTMQWLLSGRELAYGRKAALPEPGDATLSAARQQARDVAQRAGIGYVDAATLQAFEADQGTRTLYKFDVRTREEYEGGHLEGWRWAPGGQLVQATDEYLATRRARVVLADWDGVRALTTGAWLAQLGAVEVYLYQPAAFAPLQSGPEPRRVLRHRPDVARVRPLALRAALDAGQAVVFDVESRVAYERGHVPHARFAAPDRLTEFLPSDEGRSVVLTSSDGVLAGVVAAELAWRGVRRVQVLLGGTRAWKEAGLDLDTGASGVLTSDDDQSISPYLFDDLAARDEGFREYLDWELGLVAQLERDGGEQIRLIPAPQ; this is translated from the coding sequence ATGAGTCTCTCTATCCAAGCGGCCCCGCCGGTGATCAGCAAACCCAGCAAACCCAGCCAACACAGCAAACCCAGCCAACACAGCAAGCACAGCGAACGCGCCCAGGCCGTGCGCGCCTTTATCGCCCAGGTTCGAAAGTGGATTCCCGACGCGGCGCACGCCACGCCGCAAGCGCTGACCCAGGTGGCGGCGTTGCTCGAGGCGCTGGGCCTGCGGCGCGACCTGTTTCCCGCCGAGGCGTTCGCCCTGGTGCCGGAACGTCCTGCTTCGCTCTACCGCCTGGCCGAAGATATCGACGGCGGCTATGCGTTGTATTTATCGCTGGGCGGCCCCGGCAAGGCGCAGCCGCCGCATGATCACACCACCTGGGCGATCATCGCGGGCGTTCACGGCACGGAACGCAACGAGGTGTATGCCCGCGCGGCTACCGAAGACCCCTTGCGCGATACGCTGACGCACGTGCGCCGCGTGGATGTGGGGCCGGGCGCGTCCATCGTGCTGGGGCCCGATGATGTGCATACCATTGAACTGGTGGGCGACGAAGCGGGCGCGCATCTGCACTTTTACGGCCTGGCGCTGGATCGCCTGCATGGCCGCGTGGTGTTCGAGAGCATCGCGGGCGGTACCTATCGCACGTTTTCGCCGCCGGCCGCCATCTACCATGCGCGCGTGTCGGCCAGCATCTTGCAGGACGCGCTGCGCGGCGATGAAGAAATTGCCGTGCTGGACGTGCGCGAAGCGGGCCGTTATGCCCGCCGCCATCTGCTGGCTGCCGTGCCCGCGCCGCTATGGCGGCTTGAGCTGTTGGCCGATAGGCTGGTGCCGCGCCGCGACACGCGCATCGTGCTGGTGGATGACGACGAGTCGCTGGCGCACCAGGCGGCCGCCAAGCTGACCCGGCTGGGGTGGACCGATGTGACGGTCCTGGAAGGTGGCACCGACGGATGGGCGCGCGCGGGCCTGGAGGTGTTTTCGGGAACCAACGTGCCCAGCAAGGCGTTTGGTGAAGTCATCGAACACGAAAAGCACACGCCGTGGATCGACGTGGACGAGTTGCATGAGCGCGTTGCGCGCGGTGACGACATTGTGGTGGTGGATAGCCGCACGCCCGAAGAATTCCACCACTTCACGCTGCCGTTCTCGCACAGCCTGCCGGGTGCCGAACTCGTCTATCGCATCCGCGAGCTGGCGCCGGACCCGAACACGTTCGTGGTGGTCAATTGCGCGGGCCGTACGCGCAGCATCGTGGGCGCGCAGACCTTGATCGACGCAGGGATTCCCAACCGGGTGGCGTCGCTGCGTAACGGGACCATGCAATGGCTGCTGTCCGGACGCGAACTGGCCTACGGCCGCAAGGCGGCGTTGCCCGAACCGGGCGATGCGACTTTGAGCGCGGCGCGGCAACAGGCGCGTGATGTGGCGCAGCGCGCCGGTATCGGCTATGTGGACGCGGCGACCTTGCAGGCGTTCGAGGCGGACCAGGGCACGCGCACGCTGTACAAGTTTGATGTGCGCACCCGCGAGGAATATGAAGGCGGCCACCTGGAAGGCTGGCGCTGGGCGCCGGGCGGCCAGTTGGTGCAGGCCACGGACGAGTATCTGGCGACCCGGCGTGCCCGCGTGGTGTTGGCGGATTGGGATGGCGTGCGCGCGCTGACCACTGGGGCCTGGTTGGCGCAGTTGGGGGCCGTGGAGGTCTATCTGTATCAGCCCGCGGCCTTCGCGCCTTTGCAAAGCGGTCCCGAGCCGCGTCGCGTGTTGCGCCATCGGCCGGACGTCGCCCGCGTGCGGCCCTTGGCACTGCGCGCGGCGCTGGACGCGGGCCAGGCCGTCGTGTTCGACGTGGAGTCGCGCGTGGCCTATGAGCGTGGACATGTGCCGCACGCACGCTTCGCGGCGCCTGACCGGCTGACGGAATTCCTGCCGTCCGACGAGGGCCGCAGCGTGGTGCTGACGTCTTCCGACGGGGTGCTGGCCGGTGTTGTGGCCGCTGAACTGGCCTGGCGCGGTGTTCGGCGGGTGCAGGTTCTGTTGGGCGGAACGCGGGCGTGGAAAGAAGCTGGCCTGGATCTGGATACCGGCGCGTCAGGCGTATTGACCAGCGACGACGATCAAAGCATCAGCCCCTATCTGTTTGATGATTTGGCGGCGCGTGATGAAGGATTTCGGGAATACCTGGACTGGGAACTGGGGTTGGTTGCGCAACTGGAGCGCGACGGTGGCGAGCAAATTCGCCTGATCCCGGCGCCGCAATAA
- a CDS encoding GGDEF domain-containing protein: protein MHVDLYTLYLLVIGTLLASAGMLYWEYRTNTRRGKELGLLAVGFTTIAAGCTVVLLRGHLPAALGPGLSNFIILSGYLLVLHGVAAFNGKQYRWTSAALLAMTALLWTAAGTRWQGIMWSYVSAAPIAAVAALTAWEMWRCTPLKPLAPRRFVVAITGIHALFYAFRALILPWLVSAYGPAVQLASSNITMYEGVLYSVLLPMALLKLVREEAHGQLLRESQTDYLTRLGNRRWFFEEGTRLLHAHANQGPVAVLAFDLDHFKSINDRHGHQAGDQVLKGFADIAQNVAGPGVLLARIGGEEFAALLTGDEARRAQALGEAVAQRFADTYSEQVDRSAIRATVSIGLARFEHNAPPLADSLAAADRALYRAKSLGGNRLELA, encoded by the coding sequence ATGCACGTCGATCTCTACACGCTTTACCTACTCGTCATCGGGACGCTGCTTGCCAGCGCCGGGATGCTCTATTGGGAATACCGGACGAACACCCGGCGCGGCAAGGAACTGGGACTGCTGGCCGTGGGCTTCACCACCATCGCCGCCGGCTGTACCGTGGTGCTGTTGCGCGGCCACCTGCCCGCGGCGCTCGGCCCTGGGCTAAGCAACTTCATCATCCTTAGCGGCTACCTGCTGGTTCTGCACGGCGTCGCAGCCTTCAACGGCAAGCAGTATCGCTGGACCTCGGCGGCGTTGCTGGCCATGACGGCCTTGCTGTGGACAGCGGCCGGCACGCGCTGGCAAGGCATCATGTGGAGCTACGTCAGCGCGGCGCCCATTGCCGCCGTGGCGGCCCTGACCGCCTGGGAAATGTGGCGCTGCACGCCACTGAAGCCGCTGGCGCCCCGGCGCTTCGTCGTCGCCATCACCGGCATCCATGCCCTGTTCTATGCCTTCCGGGCCTTGATCCTGCCCTGGCTGGTCAGCGCGTACGGCCCCGCCGTGCAACTGGCATCCAGCAATATCACCATGTACGAAGGCGTGCTGTATTCGGTGTTGCTGCCCATGGCGCTGCTCAAGCTGGTGCGCGAAGAAGCGCACGGCCAGTTGCTGCGCGAATCGCAAACCGACTACCTGACGCGCCTGGGCAACCGCCGCTGGTTTTTCGAAGAAGGCACGCGCCTGTTACACGCCCATGCAAACCAAGGGCCGGTGGCCGTGCTGGCGTTTGACCTGGACCACTTCAAATCCATCAATGACCGACACGGGCATCAGGCGGGCGACCAAGTGCTCAAGGGGTTTGCCGACATCGCGCAGAACGTGGCCGGGCCGGGCGTGCTGTTGGCCCGTATCGGCGGCGAAGAGTTCGCCGCGCTGCTGACGGGCGACGAGGCGCGGCGCGCGCAGGCGCTGGGCGAAGCCGTCGCGCAACGTTTTGCCGACACGTATTCGGAACAGGTTGATCGCAGCGCCATCCGCGCCACGGTCAGCATCGGGCTGGCGCGGTTTGAACACAACGCGCCGCCGCTGGCCGATAGCCTGGCGGCCGCTGACCGTGCCTTGTACCGCGCAAAATCGCTGGGTGGAAACCGGTTGGAATTGGCCTGA